The uncultured Desulfuromusa sp. genome has a segment encoding these proteins:
- a CDS encoding STAS domain-containing protein yields the protein MQLNMTEQGDIVIISVNEERMDAHNSGDLKEQMLQLFDEGKCNLVIDLSEVRFIDSSGLGALVSGFKNASAREGSLKLCCLQPQVRSMFELTRLHRVFEIFSTQEEASSSY from the coding sequence ATGCAGCTAAACATGACTGAACAGGGCGATATAGTTATCATTTCCGTAAATGAGGAACGAATGGATGCCCATAACAGTGGAGACTTAAAAGAACAGATGCTACAACTGTTTGATGAAGGAAAATGCAATCTTGTGATTGACCTGAGTGAAGTCCGTTTTATCGATTCTTCCGGTCTTGGTGCCCTTGTTTCCGGCTTTAAAAATGCCAGTGCCAGAGAAGGAAGCCTGAAGCTATGTTGTCTTCAGCCACAGGTTCGTTCTATGTTTGAACTTACACGTCTCCATCGAGTTTTTGAAATCTTTTCCACCCAAGAGGAAGCTTCCAGCAGTTATTAA
- a CDS encoding ATP-binding protein has translation MSKQVNIDITVPNQTKYLGMIGRIGESMAYSLKSYHGNRRELAYHLNLVLTEALANAICHANDCDPDKEVRVMITASDRNLTIRVFDHGQGFDLEKLSKNKAQDEDEGGRGIQIIYKLMDQVRYIQEANGNVLEMIKNLH, from the coding sequence ATGTCAAAACAGGTCAACATTGACATAACAGTCCCCAATCAAACCAAATATCTGGGTATGATTGGAAGGATTGGCGAAAGCATGGCTTATTCCCTGAAGAGTTATCACGGAAACCGTCGGGAACTTGCTTATCACCTCAATCTGGTCTTAACAGAAGCCCTGGCGAACGCCATTTGCCATGCGAATGACTGTGATCCGGACAAGGAAGTCAGAGTCATGATCACTGCCTCTGATCGAAATCTCACAATAAGGGTTTTCGATCATGGGCAGGGCTTTGATTTAGAGAAACTGTCGAAGAACAAAGCGCAGGACGAAGATGAAGGCGGCCGTGGAATTCAAATCATTTATAAATTAATGGATCAGGTCAGGTATATTCAAGAGGCAAATGGTAATGTTTTAGAGATGATCAAAAACCTCCATTAA
- a CDS encoding HAD family hydrolase, which yields MSRIEAVIFDCDGVMFESRQANLAYYNRILGEFSYSPVANDQPERALLCHTASSSDVLLELMREEDLLPALRFAETLDYREFIPQMEPEPNLTELLEQLSQQYPLAIATNRGKSILPILNYFNLDGFFSSVVTSHDVQRPKPAPDMLLLAARNLKIVPENCLFIGDSVLDKAAAADANMPFAGYGGVSGMLTLSNHYDSMDYFMEQPE from the coding sequence TTGAGTCGGATTGAAGCGGTCATATTTGACTGTGACGGAGTGATGTTTGAAAGTCGTCAGGCGAACCTGGCGTACTATAATCGTATTCTGGGTGAGTTTTCTTATTCTCCGGTTGCCAATGATCAGCCGGAGCGGGCGCTATTATGCCATACTGCTAGTTCTTCAGATGTTTTATTAGAACTTATGCGTGAGGAAGATTTATTACCTGCTCTTCGTTTTGCTGAAACTTTGGACTATCGTGAATTTATTCCGCAAATGGAGCCCGAACCCAACTTAACTGAATTGTTGGAGCAACTCTCTCAACAATACCCCTTGGCTATTGCAACCAATCGCGGCAAAAGCATTCTGCCGATTCTCAATTATTTTAATTTGGATGGGTTCTTTTCTTCTGTTGTAACAAGTCATGATGTTCAACGACCTAAACCTGCTCCGGATATGTTGTTGCTTGCAGCCAGAAACCTGAAAATTGTGCCGGAGAATTGTCTTTTTATCGGGGATTCGGTGCTGGATAAAGCTGCTGCAGCTGATGCAAATATGCCATTTGCCGGTTATGGGGGAGTATCGGGGATGCTTACTTTGTCCAACCATTATGATTCCATGGATTATTTCATGGAACAACCAGAATGA
- the lgt gene encoding prolipoprotein diacylglyceryl transferase: MNFPHIDPVIFSVGPLAVRWYGMMYLLGFLGGYFMMCHVVKLRNMPITKENISDLLFYAVLGVVLGGRFGYTLFYNTQYYLSHPLKILYVWEGGMSFHGGLIGVLIVLLVFCRMRHLDLLLLADVVVSAVPIGLFFGRIGNFINSELWGRVTDFPLGIVFPGGGPLPRHPSQLYEASLEGLLLFVLIYLLHRRGAARGVPAFCFLFLYGVFRFVIEFVRQPDEQLGFLWGGATMGQLLSAPMILFGLFGLIYLFRRNKT, encoded by the coding sequence ATGAACTTTCCTCATATAGATCCGGTCATATTCAGTGTTGGACCTCTTGCTGTCCGTTGGTATGGAATGATGTATCTGCTTGGTTTTCTGGGTGGATATTTCATGATGTGTCATGTTGTCAAATTACGCAATATGCCTATCACTAAAGAGAATATTTCTGATTTGCTTTTTTATGCTGTGCTCGGCGTTGTCCTTGGTGGGCGCTTTGGATATACCCTGTTTTATAATACGCAGTACTATCTCAGCCATCCCCTGAAAATACTTTATGTCTGGGAAGGAGGGATGAGCTTTCATGGCGGTCTGATCGGCGTTCTGATCGTATTGCTGGTTTTTTGCAGAATGCGTCATCTGGATCTCCTTCTCCTGGCTGATGTGGTTGTTTCTGCTGTACCGATAGGTCTTTTCTTCGGTCGTATCGGGAATTTCATCAACTCAGAGCTGTGGGGAAGGGTGACTGATTTTCCCCTGGGGATTGTTTTTCCCGGTGGTGGACCGTTACCCCGTCATCCGAGTCAGCTCTATGAAGCCTCTCTTGAAGGTCTCCTTTTGTTTGTCTTGATCTACCTGTTGCATCGTCGCGGGGCTGCTCGTGGAGTCCCCGCCTTTTGTTTTCTTTTTCTATATGGTGTCTTTCGATTTGTTATTGAGTTTGTGAGGCAACCTGATGAGCAGCTTGGTTTTCTCTGGGGGGGAGCGACGATGGGACAGTTATTGTCAGCTCCTATGATTTTGTTCGGTTTGTTCGGTTTGATCTATCTTTTCAGGAGGAATAAAACTTGA
- a CDS encoding RluA family pseudouridine synthase, which produces MKWTIHRLQIPREHVALRLDQYLAEAAIGLSRTQAKKIIDLGGVHLDGRRVRSCSTTVHSGQSIEVYIDQLPLDPYRILEDDILYQDDFIIVLNKPALVDTQPTHARFKGTLFEALQWHLKDPFRPHQKAQIGMIQRLDRGTSGVIVFSIHPRAHKEMTRIFLEHEVEKEYFALVQGAPETEQGEIRSFLARSRKENRVKSVEKGGKEAITRFQRLESMAKYSLLKVEILTGRSHQIRAHMSESGCPLVGDKRYGGAEKIFDVKILRPLLHAGKLAFRHPVLDRHMVFSVPVPDDFQNIMTMLRKSSE; this is translated from the coding sequence ATGAAATGGACAATTCACCGCCTGCAGATTCCCCGTGAGCATGTTGCACTGAGACTTGATCAGTATCTGGCAGAAGCAGCTATCGGGTTATCCCGAACTCAAGCTAAAAAAATTATAGATCTCGGTGGTGTCCACCTTGATGGTCGTAGGGTCAGAAGTTGCTCAACAACAGTGCACTCTGGACAATCGATCGAGGTTTATATTGATCAATTACCTTTGGATCCCTATAGAATTCTCGAAGATGATATCCTGTATCAGGATGACTTTATCATTGTTCTGAATAAACCCGCTCTTGTTGATACACAGCCGACCCATGCACGATTTAAAGGGACCTTATTTGAAGCGTTGCAGTGGCACTTGAAGGATCCCTTTCGTCCACATCAGAAAGCTCAGATAGGGATGATTCAGCGCCTGGACAGGGGAACTTCAGGGGTTATAGTTTTTTCTATTCATCCTCGGGCGCATAAGGAAATGACACGTATTTTTCTGGAACATGAAGTCGAGAAGGAGTATTTTGCTTTGGTTCAGGGTGCACCAGAAACGGAGCAGGGGGAAATCAGATCTTTTTTGGCTCGATCCAGAAAGGAAAATCGTGTTAAATCAGTTGAGAAAGGTGGCAAGGAAGCGATAACCAGATTTCAACGACTTGAATCCATGGCAAAATATTCTTTGCTGAAAGTTGAAATTTTAACTGGGCGTTCTCATCAAATACGAGCTCATATGTCCGAGTCAGGCTGCCCTTTGGTAGGAGACAAACGCTACGGAGGCGCAGAGAAAATTTTTGATGTCAAAATACTGCGACCATTGCTGCACGCTGGAAAACTAGCTTTTCGTCATCCTGTGCTGGATCGTCACATGGTTTTTTCGGTTCCGGTTCCAGACGATTTTCAAAATATTATGACGATGCTTAGAAAGAGCAGTGAATGA
- a CDS encoding integration host factor subunit beta has protein sequence MTKSELIEQLSEGHEILNKKDAETVINLIFGGIGKALAQGDRVEIRGFGSFSVRERDAREARNPKSGELVQIPSRKTPFFKTGKDLRDRVDE, from the coding sequence ATGACTAAAAGTGAATTGATAGAACAGCTTTCAGAGGGGCATGAGATTCTTAATAAAAAAGATGCCGAGACAGTCATAAATCTTATTTTTGGTGGGATTGGCAAAGCTTTGGCACAAGGAGATCGTGTAGAAATCCGTGGTTTTGGTTCTTTTTCTGTTCGTGAGCGTGATGCTCGCGAGGCGAGAAATCCGAAAAGTGGTGAATTAGTTCAAATCCCGTCACGGAAGACTCCTTTTTTTAAAACAGGCAAAGATCTTCGTGACCGTGTTGATGAATAA
- the sppA gene encoding signal peptide peptidase SppA gives MVKMKKHPFILASLTIGGLFLFFLLVVFAAGLLGTGSVVSVGDKIGVLEVEGTIVDSRLLAEQIVTFRNRSNIKAVVVRVDSPGGGVGPSQEIYAELKKLAEEKPLVISMGSVAASGGYYIAVAGERIFANPGTITGSIGVIMSFPNYQDLMGKVGIQTEVVKSGTFKDIGSSTRKFTVADRALLQEMIDDVHLQFVEAISAGRNLPLEKLQPYVDGRIFTGRQALELGLVDELGGFHDAIKYAATVVGIEDEPDLVYPEPVKMDFIDRYLQSAVSHILGVDLGLKTTSGPQYLLHNY, from the coding sequence ATGGTTAAAATGAAAAAACATCCTTTTATATTGGCGTCATTAACAATTGGGGGCCTTTTCCTTTTTTTTCTTCTGGTCGTTTTTGCAGCCGGGTTGCTCGGCACGGGTTCAGTTGTCTCAGTTGGAGACAAAATTGGTGTTCTTGAAGTAGAAGGAACGATAGTCGACTCCAGGTTGCTGGCCGAACAAATTGTGACATTTCGTAACCGCAGCAATATAAAAGCTGTTGTTGTCAGGGTTGATTCACCCGGCGGTGGCGTTGGCCCATCACAAGAAATTTATGCTGAATTAAAAAAACTCGCTGAAGAAAAGCCTCTGGTTATCTCAATGGGTTCTGTTGCTGCTTCAGGGGGGTATTATATTGCTGTTGCCGGGGAGAGAATCTTTGCAAATCCGGGAACAATTACAGGAAGTATTGGCGTCATCATGTCTTTTCCCAACTATCAAGATTTAATGGGCAAAGTTGGGATTCAGACTGAAGTTGTCAAGAGTGGAACATTTAAGGATATTGGTTCTTCAACCCGGAAATTTACTGTTGCTGACAGGGCATTACTGCAAGAGATGATTGATGATGTTCATCTTCAGTTTGTTGAGGCGATCAGTGCCGGAAGGAATTTACCATTAGAAAAATTGCAACCTTATGTTGATGGAAGAATTTTTACCGGCAGACAGGCGCTAGAGCTTGGTTTGGTTGATGAGCTTGGGGGTTTTCACGATGCAATCAAGTATGCAGCAACGGTTGTGGGTATTGAGGATGAGCCGGATCTTGTCTATCCTGAACCGGTAAAAATGGATTTTATTGACCGTTATTTGCAGAGTGCTGTGAGTCATATTTTAGGCGTTGATCTTGGGCTGAAAACAACGTCCGGACCTCAGTATCTTTTGCATAACTACTGA
- a CDS encoding 30S ribosomal protein S1, which translates to MVEDNNMQDEEEMEMLDGEESFEELLKDYEQGGFELKRNDVVQGTIVQVNPDSVVVDVGYKSEGVISLREFADEKGEINVKVGDVYDVLFGGGESDSGLIVLSKEKADRQKIWNSLEEDAVVEGRILSRIKGGLSVDIGVNAFLPGSQVDLRPVRNLDKVIGQTFDFKIIKLNKRRGNIVLSRRVLLESERESHRSDTLKTLEENQVVEGIVKNLTDYGAFIDLGGIDGLLHITDMSWGRVKHPSDILAVGDKINVKILKFDKEKERVSLGLKQIAPDPWLDVSSKYPIGAKVTGKVVSLTDYGAFIELEEGVEGLIHVSEMSWTKRVKHPSKVLAIGDDVESVVLALDTDNRRISLGLKQIEPNPWDVIGEKFPIGTIIEGQVKNITDFGIFVGVDEGIDGLVHISDLSWTKRIKHPSEAYKKGDLVKAVVLNIDRENERFSLGLKQLSVDPWESVPTRYARGTIVKGKVTSVTDFGIFIELEEGIEGLIHVSELSKEKIDSPKDFTEVGAELEAGVLQVDTVDRKIALSIKNLDVQKEKAEVNEFMGAQKTATSNLGDLLQGAVGRKSED; encoded by the coding sequence ATGGTAGAAGATAATAACATGCAGGACGAAGAAGAAATGGAAATGCTGGACGGTGAGGAAAGCTTTGAAGAGCTGCTCAAAGATTATGAGCAGGGTGGCTTTGAATTAAAGCGGAACGATGTCGTTCAAGGAACAATTGTTCAGGTCAACCCTGATTCAGTTGTGGTAGACGTTGGTTACAAGTCGGAAGGGGTTATTTCTCTTCGCGAATTTGCTGACGAAAAAGGGGAAATCAACGTCAAAGTTGGTGACGTTTATGATGTCCTGTTTGGTGGTGGTGAAAGTGATAGTGGCTTGATCGTACTCTCTAAAGAGAAGGCTGATCGGCAAAAAATCTGGAATTCTCTCGAAGAAGATGCCGTGGTTGAAGGGCGAATCCTTAGCCGGATTAAAGGTGGTCTTTCGGTTGATATCGGTGTTAATGCCTTTTTGCCGGGTTCTCAGGTTGATCTGCGCCCCGTTCGTAATCTGGATAAAGTCATTGGTCAGACCTTTGATTTCAAGATTATCAAGCTGAATAAGCGACGTGGTAATATTGTCCTTTCACGACGTGTTCTGCTTGAGTCGGAACGTGAATCACATCGTAGCGATACCTTGAAGACACTTGAAGAGAATCAAGTTGTTGAAGGTATAGTTAAAAATCTGACTGATTATGGTGCTTTTATTGACCTCGGTGGTATTGACGGTCTATTGCACATTACTGATATGTCCTGGGGCCGTGTTAAGCATCCTTCAGATATTCTGGCTGTCGGGGACAAGATCAATGTTAAAATCCTCAAGTTTGATAAAGAAAAAGAACGCGTCTCTCTGGGACTTAAACAAATTGCTCCTGATCCATGGTTGGATGTTTCCAGCAAGTATCCGATCGGGGCTAAAGTGACCGGTAAAGTTGTCAGTTTGACTGATTATGGTGCATTTATTGAACTTGAAGAAGGTGTTGAGGGGTTGATTCATGTTTCAGAGATGAGCTGGACCAAACGTGTTAAGCACCCAAGTAAAGTGCTGGCAATCGGTGATGATGTCGAGTCTGTTGTGCTGGCTTTGGATACAGATAATCGCCGGATTTCTCTGGGCTTGAAACAAATTGAACCGAACCCCTGGGATGTCATTGGTGAGAAATTCCCGATTGGAACCATCATTGAAGGCCAAGTCAAAAATATTACTGATTTTGGTATTTTTGTCGGTGTGGACGAAGGGATTGACGGATTAGTTCATATCTCTGATCTTTCTTGGACGAAACGGATCAAGCATCCTTCCGAAGCGTACAAAAAAGGTGACCTGGTTAAGGCGGTTGTCCTGAATATCGATCGTGAGAACGAGCGTTTTTCACTTGGATTAAAGCAATTGAGTGTTGATCCCTGGGAGAGTGTTCCGACACGATATGCTCGTGGAACCATTGTGAAAGGCAAAGTCACCTCTGTTACGGACTTCGGTATCTTTATTGAGCTTGAAGAGGGAATTGAAGGGCTGATCCATGTTTCGGAACTGAGTAAAGAGAAAATCGACAGTCCAAAAGATTTCACTGAGGTTGGTGCTGAACTAGAGGCCGGTGTTCTGCAAGTTGATACTGTTGATCGAAAAATTGCACTATCGATCAAGAACCTTGATGTTCAAAAAGAAAAAGCAGAAGTCAACGAATTCATGGGCGCTCAGAAAACAGCAACATCGAACCTTGGTGATCTGCTCCAGGGTGCTGTGGGTCGTAAGTCTGAAGATTAA
- the cmk gene encoding (d)CMP kinase, whose protein sequence is MKKKLIIAIDGPSGAGKSTLSKALAKRFDYLNIDTGAMYRSVALLAQRGGIDPDDEDALKKLCSDLSIKFIRGPESEQVIVNGADVSAEIRTPEVSLWTAQVAACQAVREAMVKLQREMGEGGGVVLEGRDIGTVVFPYADVKFFLLASAAERGRRRYEELREKGAVVDLEQTIVEVEARDAADMERTHAPLTQAEDAIVIDSTYLTIDDVLERMASVVRRKVAQLSD, encoded by the coding sequence TTGAAGAAAAAACTGATCATTGCTATTGACGGTCCATCAGGCGCCGGGAAGAGTACTCTGAGTAAAGCCCTGGCAAAACGATTTGATTATCTGAATATCGATACCGGGGCAATGTACAGGTCCGTAGCATTATTGGCCCAGCGCGGGGGCATCGATCCCGACGATGAAGACGCACTGAAAAAACTCTGCAGTGACCTCTCGATCAAATTTATTCGCGGTCCTGAGTCTGAACAAGTGATTGTGAACGGTGCTGATGTTTCTGCTGAAATACGGACACCGGAAGTGAGCTTATGGACAGCTCAAGTTGCGGCCTGTCAAGCTGTGCGTGAAGCCATGGTGAAGCTGCAGCGTGAAATGGGAGAGGGTGGGGGCGTTGTTCTGGAAGGTCGGGATATAGGAACCGTTGTTTTTCCCTATGCGGATGTGAAGTTTTTTCTTTTGGCTTCGGCGGCAGAAAGAGGTCGGCGACGCTACGAAGAACTGCGGGAGAAAGGCGCCGTTGTTGATCTGGAGCAGACAATTGTTGAAGTTGAAGCTCGTGATGCCGCAGATATGGAACGTACTCATGCGCCATTAACTCAGGCGGAAGATGCCATAGTCATAGATTCAACTTATTTAACGATTGATGATGTCTTGGAGAGAATGGCATCAGTCGTCAGAAGAAAAGTTGCACAGCTCTCCGATTAA
- the aroA gene encoding 3-phosphoshikimate 1-carboxyvinyltransferase: MHKTVAKTVLPAKCLRGDFTVPGDKSISHRAIMFASLAQGESRIRGLLRGEDCLSTLHAFQCLGIAVAEKGEDDIIIQGRGLDGLREPDNVIDCGNSGTTMRLMSGILAAQPFFSILTGDQYLRKRPMGRVIGPLTAMGAGILGRDKNSKAPLAIDGGGLTATEYHSPIASAQVKSAVILAGMQIDGTTTVYEPHLSRDHSERMLRYFGADLESFSGGTRVNGRVQLHGKDVDVPGDISSAAFFLVAGLIVPDSELLLKNVGVNPTRSGVIDILQQMGGSIELTNLRELSGEPVADLLVKSSNLQGIDIGGDLIPRAIDEFPVISVAAAFAEGVTTIRDARELRVKETDRIAAMCECLGALGVAIEPLEDGMRVVGGKVINGGEVNSFGDHRIAMSMAIAALGAAADIKIVDTTCTQTSFPGFWELLDQVAEV, encoded by the coding sequence ATGCATAAAACTGTAGCAAAAACTGTTCTGCCTGCGAAATGTTTGCGTGGAGACTTTACCGTTCCCGGCGACAAATCGATTTCTCACCGGGCTATTATGTTTGCTTCTCTGGCGCAGGGTGAAAGTCGAATCCGCGGGTTACTCCGGGGCGAGGATTGTTTGTCAACGTTGCATGCTTTTCAGTGCCTGGGGATTGCAGTCGCCGAAAAAGGAGAGGATGACATAATTATTCAGGGCCGTGGTCTGGACGGATTACGGGAGCCTGATAACGTCATTGATTGCGGCAATTCCGGCACCACAATGCGTTTAATGTCGGGAATTCTTGCAGCGCAACCATTTTTTTCCATCCTCACAGGGGATCAATATCTGCGCAAACGTCCGATGGGAAGGGTTATCGGTCCGTTAACGGCCATGGGGGCAGGAATTCTTGGCCGGGATAAAAACTCAAAGGCACCGCTTGCGATAGATGGGGGAGGCTTGACTGCTACTGAATATCATTCTCCAATCGCCAGTGCCCAGGTGAAATCAGCGGTCATCCTGGCCGGAATGCAGATTGATGGCACAACGACTGTTTATGAGCCTCATCTGTCACGAGACCACAGTGAGAGAATGCTACGTTATTTCGGGGCAGATCTGGAGTCTTTTTCCGGCGGAACAAGGGTTAACGGGCGGGTCCAGTTACACGGAAAAGATGTTGATGTCCCGGGTGATATTTCTTCGGCAGCTTTTTTTCTTGTGGCCGGTTTAATTGTTCCTGATTCCGAATTATTGTTGAAAAATGTCGGTGTTAACCCGACGCGCAGTGGCGTTATCGATATCCTGCAACAGATGGGTGGTTCTATTGAACTGACCAATTTGCGTGAGCTCTCAGGAGAACCCGTTGCTGATTTATTGGTCAAAAGCAGCAATTTACAGGGTATAGATATTGGTGGTGATCTCATTCCCAGAGCTATCGATGAATTTCCGGTGATCAGCGTGGCAGCTGCTTTTGCCGAGGGGGTCACAACGATTCGAGATGCCAGGGAGCTGCGAGTCAAAGAAACAGATCGTATTGCCGCGATGTGCGAGTGTCTGGGAGCTCTCGGAGTTGCTATTGAGCCGTTAGAAGATGGAATGCGGGTTGTTGGCGGGAAAGTCATCAATGGAGGTGAAGTCAATTCATTCGGGGATCATCGGATTGCGATGAGCATGGCAATTGCTGCTTTAGGCGCTGCAGCTGATATAAAAATTGTCGATACCACCTGTACTCAAACATCTTTTCCCGGTTTCTGGGAATTGCTGGATCAGGTGGCGGAGGTTTGA
- a CDS encoding prephenate dehydrogenase/arogenate dehydrogenase family protein gives MMTERVLIPRLAILGVGLIGGSLALALKQAGAVGEVIGCGRGKPNLEKAVELGVIDSYSRDPLEAVNGADVVFLATPVKTLGPVTQSCLPGLKSGAIITDAGSVKGEVVRAIEPLLPEDIHFVPGHPIAGTEKSGAEAAFSTLYQGKRCILTPTENTNSGALELIRQMWTEAGSNVVQMSLEKHDKILAAISHLPHMVAYSLVNAVGSYDHYEENILEYSAGGFRDFTRIASSDPTMWRDIAETNRDALLEMMEQFEVFFAELKTEVMAGSSDKLFDFFQRSKQLRDAIL, from the coding sequence ATGATGACCGAGAGGGTACTGATTCCACGTTTAGCTATTCTCGGTGTCGGATTAATCGGTGGCTCTCTGGCTCTGGCTTTGAAACAGGCCGGTGCTGTTGGTGAGGTTATTGGTTGCGGACGGGGAAAGCCGAATCTCGAAAAAGCTGTTGAATTGGGGGTCATTGATTCCTATAGTCGCGACCCTTTAGAGGCTGTCAATGGCGCTGATGTCGTGTTTTTGGCGACACCGGTTAAAACTCTGGGGCCGGTGACGCAAAGCTGCTTGCCTGGCTTGAAATCGGGAGCAATTATAACTGATGCCGGGAGTGTCAAGGGCGAGGTCGTCAGAGCTATAGAACCTTTGCTGCCGGAAGATATTCACTTTGTTCCAGGGCATCCTATTGCCGGCACAGAAAAAAGCGGGGCTGAAGCCGCATTCTCAACCTTGTATCAAGGTAAGCGCTGTATCTTGACGCCGACGGAAAACACAAATTCCGGTGCCTTGGAGTTGATCCGGCAGATGTGGACTGAGGCTGGAAGCAATGTGGTGCAGATGTCACTGGAAAAGCATGATAAGATTCTGGCTGCAATCAGCCATTTACCCCATATGGTTGCTTACTCCCTCGTTAATGCAGTTGGGTCATACGATCATTATGAAGAGAATATATTGGAATATTCAGCAGGTGGGTTTCGTGATTTTACCCGGATCGCTTCTTCTGATCCGACAATGTGGCGGGATATTGCCGAAACAAACCGTGATGCTCTTTTGGAAATGATGGAACAGTTTGAGGTTTTTTTTGCGGAGTTGAAAACTGAAGTTATGGCTGGTAGCAGTGATAAACTTTTTGATTTTTTTCAGCGTTCGAAACAACTTCGGGATGCCATTTTATAA
- the pheA gene encoding prephenate dehydratase — translation MANQDLDQLRQQIDRIDNEILDLLNQRANIAIEVGKTKQGNEKSFYVPSREKAIYERLTGKNPGPFPNEAVCKVFREIISASLNMEMPMKVAFLGPPSTFTHMATMLQFGLSAQLVALKSIPAVFEEVERGRAHYGVVPVENSTEGVVNHTLDMFFDSELQMIAEVMLEISHNLLSKSGDLEKISKIVSHPQPLAQCRHWLETNMADTPLLDVASTAAAAQMATEDDSVAAIASHAAATQYNLQVVKAKIEDNPHNFTRFLVIGKKTPEKSGADKTSIMFSVKDEPGILYRMLEPFSKRQINLAKIESRPMKQKAWEYIFFLDLIGYVEDQKITAAIEELRSHCHFLKILGSYPIARDQSSIGEKV, via the coding sequence ATGGCTAATCAAGATTTAGATCAATTGCGACAGCAAATCGATAGGATTGATAACGAGATCCTTGATCTCCTTAATCAGAGGGCGAATATAGCCATCGAAGTTGGTAAAACAAAACAGGGGAATGAAAAATCATTCTATGTGCCGAGTCGGGAAAAGGCCATTTACGAACGATTGACCGGGAAAAATCCAGGCCCCTTTCCTAATGAAGCGGTTTGTAAGGTTTTTCGTGAAATTATTTCAGCTTCCCTGAATATGGAAATGCCGATGAAGGTAGCGTTTTTGGGCCCACCATCGACATTTACCCATATGGCAACTATGCTGCAATTTGGTTTGTCTGCACAGTTGGTTGCCTTGAAAAGTATCCCTGCTGTGTTTGAGGAGGTGGAAAGGGGCCGTGCCCATTATGGTGTTGTCCCGGTTGAAAACTCGACAGAAGGCGTCGTTAACCACACTCTTGATATGTTTTTCGATTCTGAGCTACAGATGATTGCTGAGGTGATGCTGGAAATATCACATAACCTGCTTTCAAAGTCGGGAGATCTGGAGAAAATCTCTAAAATTGTTTCCCATCCCCAACCATTAGCTCAATGTCGCCATTGGCTTGAAACCAATATGGCTGATACGCCGTTGCTGGATGTTGCCAGCACTGCCGCCGCTGCTCAAATGGCGACTGAGGATGATTCGGTGGCGGCGATTGCCAGTCATGCCGCAGCGACCCAATATAACCTACAGGTTGTTAAAGCAAAAATTGAGGATAACCCTCACAATTTTACCCGCTTTCTGGTGATCGGCAAGAAGACACCGGAAAAGAGCGGTGCAGATAAAACCTCTATCATGTTCAGTGTTAAGGATGAGCCCGGGATTCTTTATCGGATGCTGGAACCTTTCAGCAAGCGCCAAATTAACTTGGCGAAAATTGAGAGTCGTCCGATGAAACAGAAAGCCTGGGAATATATCTTTTTTCTCGACTTAATTGGTTACGTAGAAGATCAAAAAATTACAGCAGCTATAGAGGAATTACGCAGTCACTGCCATTTTCTTAAAATTCTCGGATCCTATCCTATTGCTCGCGATCAAAGTTCGATTGGAGAGAAGGTATGA